A window of the Synechococcus sp. JA-3-3Ab genome harbors these coding sequences:
- a CDS encoding glycosyltransferase family 39 protein: MLPKAALWILGLGLLLRCLVAALLPPGFDEAYYYLYTRHLDWSYFDHPPLVAWTTGLGPVLTGQVSAFSIRLGSLLAYTGSSLLLYLTATRLFSPQAGLITLATISIAPIFWIGFGVLTLPDSPLMVFTAATLWVAAQEFFPAPLAEGKLGVYGAARYRPGPRLALIGLLVGLACLGKYHGLALGFGLVLFCLLSPAHRCALRSGWALLAVVGFLAAFSPVLIWNTQQDWVSFRFQGGRAVPEAGYQLQELGLTVLQEMGYLFPTLGIPLLGLSLAEGGRVGLALVQGRRLTDQELKQLLILACGLPLVLAFTFMGGYRPILPTWPMPGFWVLSLLLGSRWERWPGARQLLAGTAVAVGLLVAVGLAHVRYGLLQDPGGLGLWPVERDPSTQLIDIEQLRRQFQTDPRLAQALAEADFIFTNVYFLGGQIGMALAPLTEKPLTCLDEDLRGFAFWSQPEDWLGKDGLLVTSQLFWPRAGIQAVYGTYFEQIEPVAEVPLRRAGAVAQTFQVYLARQMRQPYPRPYSRLR; the protein is encoded by the coding sequence GTGCTGCCGAAAGCTGCTCTGTGGATTTTGGGCCTGGGCCTGCTTCTGCGCTGCTTGGTGGCTGCTCTGTTGCCACCGGGCTTTGACGAAGCCTACTACTACCTCTACACCCGCCATCTGGACTGGAGCTATTTTGACCATCCGCCGCTGGTGGCCTGGACAACGGGCTTGGGGCCTGTTTTGACGGGGCAGGTGTCGGCTTTTTCGATTCGACTGGGATCCCTGCTGGCCTACACCGGCTCTTCCCTGTTGCTTTACCTGACGGCGACGCGGCTTTTTTCGCCACAGGCGGGGCTGATCACCCTGGCAACCATCAGCATCGCCCCCATTTTCTGGATTGGGTTTGGGGTGCTGACCCTGCCGGATAGCCCGCTGATGGTGTTTACGGCGGCAACCCTGTGGGTGGCTGCCCAGGAGTTTTTTCCGGCTCCCTTGGCGGAGGGGAAATTGGGGGTCTATGGGGCAGCGCGCTACCGACCGGGGCCGCGGCTGGCGCTGATTGGGCTCTTGGTGGGTCTGGCCTGCCTGGGCAAATACCACGGCCTGGCGCTGGGGTTTGGCCTGGTGCTCTTTTGTCTGCTCAGCCCGGCCCACCGCTGCGCTCTTCGGTCGGGATGGGCGCTCTTGGCGGTGGTGGGGTTTTTGGCGGCCTTCAGCCCCGTTTTAATCTGGAACACCCAACAGGATTGGGTCTCCTTCCGCTTCCAGGGGGGGCGAGCAGTGCCGGAGGCAGGGTATCAACTGCAGGAGCTGGGGCTGACGGTGCTGCAGGAGATGGGGTACCTTTTCCCGACCTTGGGGATCCCTCTGCTGGGGCTGAGCTTGGCCGAGGGTGGGCGGGTGGGGCTGGCGCTGGTTCAGGGAAGACGCCTCACGGATCAGGAGCTGAAACAGCTTTTAATCTTGGCCTGTGGGCTGCCGCTGGTGTTGGCTTTTACCTTCATGGGAGGCTACCGGCCCATCCTCCCCACCTGGCCCATGCCGGGGTTTTGGGTGCTGAGCTTGCTGTTGGGATCCCGCTGGGAACGGTGGCCAGGAGCAAGGCAGCTCTTGGCGGGGACGGCGGTGGCAGTGGGCCTGTTGGTGGCAGTGGGGCTGGCCCATGTGCGCTACGGCCTCCTCCAGGATCCCGGCGGGCTGGGCCTGTGGCCGGTGGAACGGGATCCCTCGACTCAGCTGATTGACATCGAACAGTTGCGGCGGCAGTTTCAGACGGATCCCCGCTTGGCCCAGGCTCTTGCAGAGGCGGATTTTATCTTCACCAACGTTTACTTTTTGGGCGGGCAGATCGGCATGGCCTTGGCGCCGCTGACGGAGAAGCCCCTCACCTGCCTGGATGAAGATCTGCGCGGCTTTGCCTTTTGGTCCCAACCTGAAGACTGGCTGGGCAAAGATGGGCTGCTGGTCACCTCCCAGCTGTTTTGGCCAAGAGCAGGGATCCAGGCTGTCTACGGCACCTACTTTGAACAAATTGAGCCAGTGGCAGAGGTTCCCCTGCGGCGGGCGGGCGCGGTGGCGCAAACCTTTCAGGTGTACCTGGCTCGGCAGATGCGCCAACCCTATCCCCGTCCCTACTCCCGCTTGCGCTAG
- a CDS encoding Uma2 family endonuclease, with amino-acid sequence MDDLVALQATLQKYLDNGAQLGWLIDPESRRIYIYRPGQPVQVLERPAYLQEDSLALPWISQPNSALKMSKALYSGKRSSITPASNNEGKAQGSRRR; translated from the coding sequence GTGGACGATCTGGTTGCTTTGCAAGCCACGCTGCAGAAGTACCTCGACAACGGCGCCCAACTGGGCTGGCTAATTGACCCGGAAAGCCGAAGAATCTACATCTATCGTCCCGGCCAGCCAGTACAAGTCCTGGAGCGCCCAGCTTATCTGCAAGAGGATTCTCTGGCTTTGCCCTGGATCTCGCAACCCAACTCTGCTCTCAAAATGAGCAAAGCTCTGTATTCCGGAAAACGGTCAAGTATCACACCAGCAAGCAATAATGAGGGCAAGGCCCAGGGATCCCGACGGAGGTAA
- a CDS encoding Uma2 family endonuclease: protein MIALNLRPSLELTDEIFEQLCRQNPELRLERTAKGELVAMAPVSSESGLRNADLLGQLWQWNRRTSLGLVFDSSTGFALPNGAIRSPDAAWIAKERWQQLTPEQRRRFAPLCPDFVLELRSPSDDLAALQAKLQEYLENGSQLGWLIDPESQRVYVYRPGQLVQVLERPAYLEGDPALPGFVADLSLVWE from the coding sequence ATGATCGCGCTTAACCTACGGCCCAGCCTGGAGTTGACCGATGAAATCTTTGAACAGCTCTGCCGGCAGAACCCTGAGCTGCGCCTGGAGCGCACCGCCAAAGGGGAGCTAGTGGCCATGGCCCCTGTCAGCAGTGAGAGCGGACTTCGCAATGCCGACCTGCTAGGCCAGCTCTGGCAGTGGAACCGCCGCACGAGCTTAGGACTTGTCTTCGACTCCTCCACGGGTTTTGCCCTGCCCAACGGGGCTATTCGCTCTCCCGATGCCGCCTGGATTGCCAAGGAGCGCTGGCAGCAGCTTACTCCAGAGCAGCGCCGCCGCTTTGCCCCCCTGTGTCCGGATTTTGTCCTGGAATTGCGATCCCCTTCCGACGACCTGGCTGCTTTGCAGGCCAAGCTGCAGGAGTACCTCGAGAACGGATCCCAACTGGGCTGGCTGATCGACCCGGAAAGCCAGCGAGTTTACGTCTATCGCCCCGGCCAGCTCGTCCAAGTTCTGGAGCGCCCAGCTTACCTAGAAGGGGATCCCGCCCTCCCTGGCTTTGTTGCCGATCTCAGCTTAGTTTGGGAATAA
- a CDS encoding Uma2 family endonuclease, translating into MISLNLRPSLELTDEIFEQLCRQNPELRLERTAKGELVAMAPVGSESSRQNLSLSAQLWQWNRQTQLGVAFDASAGFALPNGAIRSPDAAWIAKERWQQLTPEQRRRFAPLCPDFVLELRSPSDDLAALQAKLQEYLENGSQLGWLIDPESQRVYVYRPGQPVQVLERPAYLEGDPALPGFVADLTLVWE; encoded by the coding sequence GTGATCTCCCTCAACTTACGGCCCAGCCTGGAGTTGACCGATGAAATCTTTGAACAGCTCTGCCGGCAGAACCCTGAGCTGCGCCTGGAGCGCACCGCCAAAGGGGAGCTAGTGGCCATGGCCCCTGTCGGCAGCGAAAGCAGCCGCCAAAACTTGAGCCTCAGCGCCCAACTCTGGCAATGGAACCGCCAAACCCAGCTTGGCGTGGCCTTTGATGCTTCTGCCGGCTTTGCCCTGCCCAACGGGGCTATTCGCTCTCCCGATGCCGCCTGGATTGCCAAGGAGCGCTGGCAGCAGCTTACTCCAGAGCAGCGCCGCCGCTTTGCCCCCCTGTGTCCGGATTTTGTCCTGGAATTGCGATCCCCTTCCGACGACCTGGCTGCTTTGCAGGCCAAGCTGCAGGAGTACCTCGAGAACGGATCCCAACTGGGCTGGCTGATCGACCCGGAAAGCCAGCGAGTTTACGTCTATCGCCCCGGCCAGCCCGTCCAAGTTCTGGAGCGCCCAGCTTACCTAGAAGGGGATCCCGCCCTCCCTGGCTTTGTTGCCGATCTCACCCTAGTCTGGGAATAG
- a CDS encoding transposase, which produces MEWVYAKPAQPKSLDPRKALAIDHGVNNWLTCVSNLGHSFIIDGRKVKSFNQGYNKELARLKTHKPQGFWLQKLDRTTETGGLRKSAEPWGFAFRNCPEAL; this is translated from the coding sequence CTGGAGTGGGTCTATGCCAAGCCTGCCCAGCCCAAATCGCTGGATCCGAGAAAAGCTCTAGCAATTGACCACGGAGTCAACAACTGGCTCACGTGCGTTAGCAACTTAGGACATAGCTTCATCATTGATGGCCGCAAAGTCAAGTCCTTTAACCAGGGGTACAACAAGGAGCTGGCTAGGCTCAAGACTCACAAGCCGCAGGGGTTTTGGTTGCAAAAGCTTGACCGAACTACGGAAACCGGCGGATTAAGAAAGTCAGCAGAACCTTGGGGCTTTGCCTTCAGGAACTGTCCAGAGGCGCTTTGA
- a CDS encoding high light inducible protein, with translation MSRYRSVVVEEGGRLNNYAIEPEMYVDTVPRVGFTDYAERLNGRLAMIGFVALILFEALSGTTLIGWLQSLGQ, from the coding sequence ATGAGCAGATATCGCTCCGTCGTAGTCGAAGAAGGTGGCCGCCTCAACAACTACGCCATCGAGCCGGAGATGTACGTGGACACCGTTCCGCGGGTGGGCTTCACCGACTATGCAGAGCGCTTGAACGGGCGTTTGGCGATGATCGGTTTTGTTGCCCTGATCCTGTTTGAAGCCTTGTCTGGCACTACTCTCATCGGCTGGCTGCAGTCCCTGGGGCAGTAG
- the ilvA gene encoding threonine ammonia-lyase, biosynthetic translates to MYCDYLVQILTARVYDVAQETPLEPAFNLSRRLNNQVWLKREDLQPVFSFKLRGAYNKMAHLPPEQLAQGVIAASAGNHAQGVALAAQRLGTHAVIVMPVTTPQVKIDAVRARGAQVVLHGDTFDDAYAHARQLEAEKGLTFIHPFDDPLVIAGQGTIGMEILRQSQQPIHAIFVAVGGGGLISGIAAYVKRLRPEIKIIGVEPLDADAMYRSLRAGRRVRLSQVGLFADGVAVREVGEETFRLCQQYVDEILLVSTDDTCAAIKDVFEDTRSILEPAGALAIAGLKAYVSRTGIQGQTLVAVASGANMNFDRLRFVAERAEIGEQREAIFAVTIPEERGSLRRFCAHIGQRNLTEFNYRIADTHEAHIFVGLQVRDRADAQAAALDLERAGFKTLDLTDDELAKLHLRHMVGGRSPLAENELLYRFEFPERPGALMQFLSCMSPNWNISLFHYRNNGADYGRVLIGMQVPTSEMPAWQRFLDTLNYRYWDESHNPAYKLFLA, encoded by the coding sequence ATGTATTGTGACTATCTTGTTCAGATCCTCACGGCTCGCGTTTACGACGTCGCCCAAGAAACCCCCCTGGAGCCGGCTTTTAACCTCTCCCGCCGCCTGAACAACCAGGTCTGGCTCAAGCGGGAAGATCTGCAGCCGGTTTTCTCCTTTAAGCTGCGGGGGGCCTACAACAAGATGGCCCACCTGCCTCCGGAGCAACTGGCGCAAGGGGTGATCGCGGCCTCTGCGGGCAACCACGCCCAAGGGGTAGCCCTGGCAGCGCAGCGGCTGGGCACCCACGCGGTCATCGTGATGCCCGTCACCACCCCCCAGGTGAAGATAGACGCGGTGCGGGCGCGGGGGGCCCAGGTGGTCTTGCACGGCGACACCTTTGACGATGCCTATGCTCACGCGCGGCAACTGGAAGCCGAGAAAGGTTTGACCTTCATCCATCCGTTCGACGATCCCCTGGTGATCGCTGGCCAGGGCACCATCGGCATGGAGATCCTGCGCCAGTCTCAACAGCCCATCCACGCCATCTTCGTCGCCGTCGGCGGGGGCGGCCTGATCTCGGGCATCGCCGCCTACGTCAAGCGCCTGCGCCCGGAGATCAAAATCATTGGGGTAGAACCGCTGGACGCCGACGCCATGTACCGCTCCCTACGAGCTGGCCGAAGGGTGCGCCTCTCTCAGGTAGGCCTGTTTGCTGATGGGGTGGCGGTGCGAGAGGTGGGGGAAGAAACCTTCCGCCTCTGTCAGCAGTACGTGGACGAGATCCTCTTGGTGAGCACCGACGACACCTGTGCCGCCATCAAGGATGTCTTTGAAGATACCCGCTCTATTTTGGAGCCCGCCGGCGCCTTGGCCATTGCCGGCCTCAAAGCCTACGTCAGCCGCACCGGCATCCAGGGACAGACCCTGGTGGCGGTGGCCAGCGGGGCCAATATGAACTTCGACCGCCTGCGCTTTGTGGCCGAGCGAGCCGAGATCGGCGAACAGCGGGAGGCCATTTTCGCCGTCACCATCCCCGAAGAGCGGGGCAGCCTGCGTCGGTTCTGCGCCCACATCGGCCAGCGCAACCTCACCGAGTTCAACTACCGCATTGCCGATACCCACGAAGCTCACATCTTTGTCGGCCTACAGGTGCGGGATCGGGCCGATGCCCAGGCAGCGGCCCTGGATCTGGAGCGGGCTGGCTTTAAGACCTTGGATCTCACCGACGACGAGCTGGCCAAGCTGCATCTACGCCACATGGTGGGGGGGCGCTCCCCCCTGGCCGAGAACGAGCTGCTCTACCGCTTCGAGTTCCCGGAGCGGCCCGGGGCCCTGATGCAGTTCTTGTCTTGCATGAGCCCCAACTGGAACATCAGCCTCTTTCACTACCGCAACAACGGCGCCGACTACGGTCGCGTCCTCATCGGCATGCAAGTGCCCACCTCGGAAATGCCCGCCTGGCAGCGCTTTCTGGATACCCTGAACTATCGCTACTGGGACGAAAGCCACAATCCGGCCTACAAACTCTTCCTAGCCTAA
- a CDS encoding pyridoxamine 5'-phosphate oxidase family protein yields MGEKAMSAQEKLKALLEGQPVASLAVLDHGSPAVSLVPFVVQWDPLRFAIVISDLSSHTQALRADPRASLLIHEPPTPGDPRSNHALPRVMVSGKAQFLSRKEAQAQGFEALYRAKYEIAEMILGLADFHFCQITPTGGSFIQGFGQAFRLSGPNLDQLEHLGRS; encoded by the coding sequence ATGGGAGAAAAAGCGATGTCGGCGCAGGAAAAGTTGAAGGCGCTGCTGGAGGGCCAGCCGGTGGCCAGCTTGGCGGTGCTGGATCACGGATCCCCGGCGGTATCGTTGGTGCCCTTCGTGGTGCAGTGGGATCCCTTGCGCTTTGCCATTGTCATCAGCGACCTTTCTTCCCACACCCAGGCTTTGCGGGCGGATCCGCGAGCCAGCCTGCTCATCCACGAGCCGCCCACGCCGGGGGATCCCCGCAGCAACCACGCTTTGCCGCGGGTGATGGTGAGCGGAAAAGCCCAGTTCCTCAGCCGCAAGGAAGCGCAAGCCCAGGGGTTCGAGGCTCTTTATCGCGCCAAGTACGAGATTGCCGAGATGATCCTGGGCCTAGCGGACTTCCACTTCTGCCAGATCACCCCCACCGGCGGCAGCTTCATTCAGGGGTTTGGCCAGGCCTTCCGGCTGAGCGGCCCCAACCTGGATCAACTGGAGCACCTCGGTCGCTCTTAG
- a CDS encoding alpha/beta fold hydrolase, translated as MLSEQPSTSVLAPREGRWFWQGQSIRYQQAGSAGPAVVLIHGFGASSDHWRKNLPELGRHCRVYALDLLGFGGSAKPLPGSPFPYTFETWGAQVADFGREVVGEPAYLVGNSIGCIVALQAAVFEPGQALGVAMLDPSLRLLHERKRRQISWLRRRTTPLIQSLLGWPPFGRFFFAQIAQPWAIRNILLQAYGRKEAVTEDLVQLLLRPALDPGAAEVFLAFVRYSQGPLAEDLLPQVTCPVLILWGEVDPWEPIALGRALAEFPCVVGFIPLPGVGHCPQDEAPELVNPLLLAWIRDPTRKPELGIP; from the coding sequence ATGCTCTCTGAACAGCCTTCTACAAGCGTCTTGGCCCCCCGCGAGGGGCGCTGGTTCTGGCAGGGCCAGTCCATCCGCTACCAACAGGCGGGATCCGCCGGCCCGGCGGTGGTGCTTATCCACGGTTTTGGGGCCAGCAGCGACCACTGGCGGAAAAATTTGCCGGAGCTGGGGCGGCACTGCCGCGTGTACGCCCTTGACCTCCTGGGATTTGGGGGATCCGCCAAGCCCTTGCCGGGATCCCCTTTCCCCTACACCTTTGAAACCTGGGGCGCCCAGGTGGCCGATTTTGGGCGGGAGGTGGTGGGGGAGCCAGCTTATCTGGTGGGCAACTCCATTGGTTGCATTGTGGCCTTGCAGGCGGCTGTTTTCGAGCCAGGCCAGGCCTTGGGGGTGGCGATGTTGGATCCCTCACTGCGGCTGTTGCACGAGCGCAAGCGTCGCCAGATCTCTTGGCTGCGCCGCCGAACCACCCCCCTCATCCAGTCCTTGCTGGGGTGGCCCCCCTTCGGCCGGTTTTTCTTTGCCCAGATAGCCCAGCCCTGGGCCATTCGCAACATCCTCCTCCAAGCGTATGGGCGCAAGGAAGCGGTTACGGAAGACCTGGTGCAGCTTTTGCTGCGACCGGCCCTCGATCCGGGAGCGGCAGAGGTGTTCTTGGCCTTTGTGCGCTACTCCCAGGGGCCCTTGGCCGAGGATCTCCTGCCCCAGGTCACCTGCCCCGTCCTCATCCTCTGGGGAGAGGTGGATCCCTGGGAGCCCATTGCTTTGGGGCGGGCCTTGGCCGAGTTCCCCTGCGTGGTGGGGTTCATCCCCCTGCCGGGAGTTGGCCACTGCCCCCAAGACGAGGCCCCGGAGCTGGTCAACCCGCTGCTGCTGGCTTGGATCCGGGATCCCACCCGAAAACCTGAGCTCGGGATCCCCTAG
- a CDS encoding WecB/TagA/CpsF family glycosyltransferase yields the protein MSLVTYSLLGVNLHLTLPETHLQSYTAWIEARISQGLGAQVVTCNPEMIMQAQRDPAFAQVLQEAELVIPDGAGVVWALRRQGIRVQRVPGIELAEALISRAAERGWRLALVGGRPAVNRAAVQQWQAHFPSLSIWGHHGYFSGAEEEKLLQALQKIQPQLVWVGLGSPRQELWIQRWRSLLPQAIWMGVGGSFDIWAGQKRRAPRWWRDHHLEWLYRLYQEPWRWRRMLALPRFAWRVLWDR from the coding sequence ATGTCGTTGGTAACCTACTCCCTTTTGGGCGTCAACCTGCACCTTACCCTGCCGGAAACCCATCTGCAGAGCTATACCGCCTGGATTGAAGCCCGCATCAGCCAGGGCCTGGGTGCTCAGGTAGTCACCTGCAATCCGGAGATGATCATGCAGGCGCAGCGGGATCCGGCCTTTGCCCAAGTGCTGCAGGAGGCTGAGCTGGTGATCCCAGATGGGGCGGGGGTGGTGTGGGCTTTGCGGCGGCAGGGGATCCGTGTCCAGCGGGTGCCGGGGATCGAGCTGGCCGAAGCTTTGATCTCGCGGGCAGCAGAACGGGGGTGGCGCTTGGCCTTGGTGGGAGGAAGGCCGGCAGTCAACCGGGCAGCGGTTCAGCAGTGGCAAGCTCACTTTCCCTCTCTGTCCATTTGGGGCCATCACGGCTACTTCTCTGGCGCCGAAGAGGAAAAACTTCTGCAAGCTCTCCAGAAAATCCAACCCCAACTGGTGTGGGTGGGGCTGGGATCCCCGCGCCAGGAGCTGTGGATCCAGAGATGGCGCAGCCTCTTGCCCCAGGCCATCTGGATGGGGGTGGGGGGCAGCTTCGACATTTGGGCCGGCCAAAAACGGCGAGCCCCGCGCTGGTGGCGTGACCATCACCTGGAATGGTTGTATCGTCTCTATCAGGAACCTTGGCGCTGGCGACGCATGTTGGCTTTGCCCAGGTTTGCCTGGCGGGTGCTGTGGGATCGCTGA